The Thermocladium sp. ECH_B nucleotide sequence TTCGCCGTGAAGCCGGACTGCGGTTTTGGGTCCCTTAGGACGGAGTCGGGGGATATCGAGGAGGCGTATAAGGTATCGCTGGAGAAGCTTAAGGCATTGAGAACGGCGGCGAACCTAATTAATGAACTAGTACCTCAGCACTAATATGCTTGACTCGGTGTATGCCAGGGCGCTGAGTATTGGTCCAGCCGACTCAAGCGCCTCGGCGCCGGTCCTGCCCTCGAGGGGAAGCACCAATAAGTCGGGGGCCTTGTTCCTAATGAACTCCAGCAAGTCGCTGGGCTTCTCCACGGTGTAAGTTATGCCTGCCCCACTCATGGATTCCTTGACGAGGGATAGGAATTCATCGTCGCTGCCTTGATATATCACTGTTATTCGCGATCCGTATCTCTGGGCGAAGTCCTTTAGGACAGGGAGAGCCCTCAGCGATGCCCTTGATCCATCGAGCACTGCAGCCACGTGCCTAAGGCTGAACGATAATTCATAGCTCGGCTCATCAACCATGAAGGAGCCATGAGGGCCTCATTATTAAAGTTAACTGGCTTGGGGATTCACGCCGAGCTCCGATCTAAGTGCTCTAATGGTTAATTCAAGTGACTCCACGCTATTGTGGCGGGGCTTGAAGCCGATTGACTTCAACTTATCAATGCTTAGCGCTATCTTCTTCACGTCGCCTGGCCACCCAACGCCATGCATAACCGGTTTATAGGTGAGCCCAACGCCGGTTAAGCCCAGTTCCTTAATTATTAGCCTCGCTATGTCATTAACGGTGACCCAGTCCTCGGAGCCCACGTTGAATGCTTCGAAGCTTGATTTACTGCGTTGCCAGGCTAGAATGGTTGCCTCCACCGCGTCCTCAACGTAAATATAGCTCCTGACCTGTGTTCCATCCCCCAGGATCTCCAGTTGCCTCGGGTTTTTGGCTAGCTTCAGCATGAGGTCCGGCACAACTCCATGCCTTAACCTGGGGCCAGCAACGTTCGCGTACCGCATGGCCACTGCCCTAATCCCATACAGCTTTGAATAGGCGTGAATCAAGTTCTCCCCAGATGCCTTGCTTGCGCCGTAAACGGAGACGGGCCTAATGGGTGCATTCTCGGGCACAGGTATTTCAGGGGGCTCGCCAT carries:
- a CDS encoding UDP-glucose 4-epimerase, whose translation is MSIIVTGGAGFIGSHAVDALVRMGFSIKVIDNFSSGRMENLSHHLGNPRVTISRLDLKDGDLSRELRGATAVLHFAANPEVRVSTTNPDIHFRENVVATFNLLEAMRISDVGELVFASXSSVYGEPPEIPVPENAPIRPVSVYGASKASGENLIHAYSKLYGIRAVAMRYANVAGPRLRHGVVPDLMLKLAKNPRQLEILGDGTQVRSYIYVEDAVEATILAWQRSKSSFEAFNVGSEDWVTVNDIARLIIKELGLTGVGLTYKPVMHGVGWPGDVKKIALSIDKLKSIGFKPRHNSVESLELTIRALRSELGVNPQAS